The genomic stretch TCTATATCCACCATTCCATTCACACCAACCACTTGGCATAGCACCTACAAAATATCCTCCTAAGTCCCAACTTTCTGCAATTAATTTTGCATGAGAAAGAATAGGATGTTCAACTAATTCATGTAGTAAAGAATGCCTTGCCCATTGACTATAAGAATCTCTACCTAAAATAGGAGCTAAATCAAAACGAAAACCATCAACTCCAATTTCTAAATACCAGTAAAGTAAAGATTGAATAATCATATCTTTTACAACTTTATGATTGCAATTTAAAGTGTTTCCACAGCCTGAAAAATTTACAAAATTGTTATCTCTATCTTTTATATAAAAAGTATCTTCACCCATAGCCTTAAAGTTATATGTTTTTCCACCTATTCCTCCTTCTGCTGTATGATTATAGACAATATCTAAAATTACTTCTATACCATTCTTATGAAGAGTAGAAACTAAGTTTTTAAATTCTTTGATTTCATCAGCAGAATTTTTGCTATCTGAAGAAGAATATTTTTTTGTTAAAGCAAAAAAATTGATGGGATTATAGCCCCAAATATTTTTTAAGAAGAAAGATTCTCTATCAATATTTCCAGTATAGTCATCCCACTCAAAAATTGGTAAAAATTCTACAACATTAATACCTAAATTTTTTAAATAGGGTATTTTTTCTTCAAATGCAGAATAAGTGGCCTTATTAAAAGTATTAGAACTTGGGGATTTTGTAAATAGTCCAATATGACTTTCATAAATTAACATATCTTTTTTAGGAATTAAAATATGTTTTGTTTCAGTTCCAACTCTTGCAAGAACAATAGATTTTTTGTTTTCAATAATCTCATTACCCGTGTAAGCAAGTGCATAAGGATCTAAAATAGAAATTCCATCAATTTCCCAATTGTATAAAGTTCCTTCTTTAATATCTTCTAAAAATATGCTCCAAATATCTCCTAATTTGTGCTTAGAAGGATTTAGACTATATTTTTTTTGTGGAATAGTATCTTCTGAAGAAGAAAAAATATTTAAAGAAAGAGTATTTACCTTTTTTACATAAATAGCAAAATTACATCCATTTTTTTCTAAGGTAGCTCCTAAATTAGTATATTGATTAAAATTATAGTACATATCATTTCCTTTCTTTAAACAAGTTTTTTATTATTGTACCATATTAATTAATATTTTAGTAATTAAATTAAAAATATTTATAAAAAAGCCATTGTAAAAATTTCTTTACAATGGCTATAAAAATTTTATTTAAAATATTTCTTTAATATTTTATCATATTCTCCATTAGCTTTTATTTTATCAAGTGCAGCATTAACTTTATTAATTAATTCTTTATCATTTTTTCTAAATGCAATTGCATAATCTTCTTCAGCAGCAGGAATATTAGCTATAACAAATTGTTTATTATTAGCAGTGTATTTTTTAGCAGGTTCAGAATCAAGAACAACAGCATCTATTTTATTTTGAGATAGAGCTAAAATTGCAGCATAAGCAGCATTAAATCTTTCAACTTTAACTCCTTTAATTTCACTAACAACAGTATCCCCAGTGAAACCTAACATAACTCCAACTTTTTTACCAGATAAATCTTTAAATGATTTTAGAGTTTTATCTTCACCTTTTGTTATTACAACTTGTTTAGCTTTAAAATATGGTTTTGAAAAAGCAACTGCTTTTTGTCTTTCAGGTGTTGCAGTCATTCCAGCTATAACCATATCAACTTTTTTAGTTTGTAAAGCAGGTAATAAACCATCAAAAGCCATGTCTTGAATTTTAAACTCTAAACCAGTTTCTTTTGAAATAGCATCTAATAAATCAATATCAAAACCAACTATTTTATTTTTATCAAGATATTCAAATGGTGCGAATTCTGCATTTGTTCCAACATAAATAACATTATTTTTTGCAAATACAGAAATAGAAATTACAACTGATAGTAAAGACATAAGCATTAATTTAACAAATTTTTTCATAGCAATCACTCCTTAAAATTTTTAATATTTTTATTTATTTAAAACCTTATTTAAAAAATCTTTAATTCTGTCATTTGTAGGATTTTCAAAGAAATCTTTTTGTGAACAATCTTCAATAATTTCTCCATTATCCATAAATAAAATTCTATTACCAACATTTCTAGCAAATCCCATTTCATGAGTAACTATAAGCATAGTCATACCCTCTTTTGCTAAATCTCTCATAACATCAAGAACTTCTTTTATCATTTCAGGATCTAGTGCAGATGTTGGCTCATCAAATAATATTACTTCTGGTTTCATAGCTAAGGCTCTTGCAATAGCAATTCTTTGTTTTTGCCCACCTGATAATTGAGTTGGATAAGACTTGGCTTTATCAGATAAACCTACTTTTTCAAGAAGATATAAGGCATATTTCTCTGCTTCTTCCTTGCTTTCTTTTTTAACCATTGTAGGAGAAAGAGTAAGATTTTCTAAAACAGTCATATTAGGAAATAAGTTAAAATGTTGAAACACCATTCCAACTCTTTCTCTAATTTTATTTATGTCAGTCTTTTTATCCATCAAATCCATACCATCTATATAGATATGCCCTTCTGTTGGTTCTTCTAACTTATTAATACATCTTAAAAATGTTGATTTACCACTTCCAGATGGACCAATTATAGAAATAATTTCTCCCTTATTAATAGTTGTAGAAATATTTTTTAAGACCTTTAAATTTCCAAAATTTTTAGATAAATTTTCAACATTAATCACTTACTTTTAACCCCCTTTCAACTTTTCTCATAAATGCAGTAAAGATTGATGTTAAAATCAAATATATTATTCCAACTGCAAGTAGAGGTTCAACTCCTCTGTATGTTTGACTAGTTATTATACTAGCAGATCTTAGTAAATCAACTCCACCTATAAAACCAATAATAGAAATTTCTTTTAATAAAGTTATCAATTCGCTTACTAAGGCAGGTAAAATATTTTTTATAGCTTGTGGAACAATTATTTTTCTCATTGTTTGAGAATAACTAAGTCCTAAAGCTCTTCCTGCTTCCATTTGTCCTTTATCAAGTCCTTCAATACCAGCTCTTATAATTTCTGCAACATAAGCCCCTGAGTTAAGTCCAAATGCAATTCCACCAATAACTAAAATAGGTGTTTCTCTCAATGCACCAACAAATATTAAGTTTGCAAGTATCATAAGTTGTACAACCACTGGAGTACCTCTTATTATATCTATATAGATATATGCAATTTTAGATAAAGGATTAAAATTTTCCATTCCTTTTATCCTTTTAAATGGATACCAATGTGATAATTTCATAATTGCTAATAAAAGTCCAAGAATAATTCCAAGTATTGCTGAAAATAAAGTGATACCTATTGAAAAGATAACTCCATTAACAATATACATATATCTGTCATTTGTTAAAAAAGTATCTTTCAAAATTTCTAAATATTCCATTCTAACCCCCTAAATATTAATAAAAAAAGGAAATATAAATACAAAATGTATTTTTAATTTCCTTATCCATACAAATAAAAAATTTTTAAAATAAAAAACACAGATATACTAGCTATCTGTGTTAAACTTTAAAGTTATAAATATCAAAAAGATATATAAAAGTTAAGCTAATATAAAATAGATAAGGTTATTTAATTAATTCTCTATCTTCCTTACCCTTAATCTCCTTAGCATAACTTTCTCCTCCTAATTTAAAATTTATAATTAATTTTAAATATTATAGTATTATATATTTTAAAAGTCAAGAGGAAATAATTATTTTACATATTTTTTGAATTCTCCATAGCCTTCTTCATCCATTTTATCATAAGAAATGAATCTTAAAGAAGCCCCATTGATACAATATCTAAGTCCACCTTTGTCTCTTGGTCCATCTTCAAAAACATGTCCTAAATGTGCTTCACCAGCTCTACTTCTAACCTCAACTCTATTCATACCATGTGAACTATCTTTTTTGTAATTTACAACTTCTGTTGCAATTGGCTTAGTGAAACTTGGCCAACCACAGCCTGCATCATATTTATCTTTTGAGCTAAATAAAGGTTCTCCTGTTGTAATATCCACATAAATTCCATCTTCTTGATTTTTATAATATTCATGAGTAAATGCTCTTTCAGTTGCTGCTTCTTGTGTAACTTGATATTCTAATGTAGATAATTTTTCTTTTAAAACATCATCACTAGGTTTTTGGTATTTTTTTTCATCAATTATAGCCTCACTAGCTTTATTTAAATTTATATGGCAATATCCAATAGGATTTTTCTTTAAATAATCTTGATGGTATTCTTCTGCCTTATCAAATCTTTTTAATTTTTCAACTTCAATAACAATAGGTTTAGAATATTTTTTTTGTTCTTCTTTTATTGCATTTAAAGCAATTTGTTTGTCTTCATCATTTTGATAATAAATACCAGTTCTATATTGAACTCCTCTGTCGTTACCTTGTTTATTTACAGAAGTAGGATCTATTATTCTAAAATAATGTTTTAATAAAGTATCCAAAGAAACTTTTGTAGAATCATAAGTAATATGAACAGTTTCTGCATGACCAGAGTTATTACAAACATTTTCATAAGTTGGATTATCAAAAGAACCATTTGCATAACCTGAAACAGAATCAATAACACCATCTATTCTAGCAAAATATTCTTCAACTCCCCAGAAGCAGCCACCAGCTAAATATATCTCTTTTACATCTTCTTTATTAACATTATTTATCATATTTTTTGTCTTGTCTTCCATAGTTATATTTTCTCCTTTTCCTTCGTAATAGTCTTTAATTTGTCCATTACTTATATGTCCTACAATGATATTATCAATTTTCAAATCTTTATATATAATTGCAGATGTAGGTAAGGCTCTAATTTTAAATATTTGCAATAACTTTCCATCAGTATCATATAGAACTTTAATATTTTTATAGCCTAATGTATCATACCATTCTTTAAACTTTGTAGGATTTTTTTCACCATTTATTCCTGGAAAAACAACAGTAACTACTTCAAAATTATTAGTTTCTCCTGCTAGTCTATCAAGTTCTTCTAATCCTGCTAAGCAAGTTGGACACCAAGAAGCCCAAAACTTTATATAAATATTTTTATCCCTTGAAAAAGTATAATCATTTCCATTCATATCTACTAGTTGTATACTTTCTAACAAGTCTTTTTCAGCCTCCGTTTCCTTATTTACATTACTACTAAGCATTTTAGCAAAAACAAATGTTCCAATCAAAAATATAAAAACTAAAGGTAAAATAATTTTTTTCATTTTAACTTCCTTTCAATATTTAGTTAAACAGTCATAAATATATTAAGTTTATTAAAAATTAAAAGTAATCCCATTATTATAATTAAGAAACCACCTATTTTTTTAATAAGAGGTAAATGCTTTTTAATAAAAGACATTTTCTTAAATAGTGTTTTTGAAGCTAATGAGAATATTACAAATGGTGTTGCCATTCCTAATAGATATAGAACCATTAACATTACACTATTTCCTGTATCTCCTGATGAACCTGCTAAGATTAATATTGAAGCTAATATTGGTCCAACACAAGGAGTCCAACCAAGACTAAAAGTTAAACCTAGAAGAAAAGTTGAAAATAGACTTTGCTCTTCTCCTTCATAATTCATAACTTTAGTTTTTTCTAAAAACTTTAATTTTAAAACTTCCATTTGGAAAAGTCCTAAAATTACAACTAAAATTCCTCCAATAACTCTTACCTTACTATTAAGAAATAATTCTCCAATGAACCCTGCTCCAAAACCTAAAATTATATAGGTAACAGAAAGTCCTAAAACAAAAGCTAGAGTTTTACTTACTGATTTTTTCTCACCATTACTTAGAATTGAAATATATACTGGAATAATTGGAAATATACATGGAGAAAAAAACGAAGCAACCCCTGCTAAATATGCTGTGCTATAAGCAATTTCCTGTGTAAACATAAATGTCCCCTTTCTAATATAAAAATAAAATTTTTTTTATCATGTACCTATTATATACCTTTTTGACTTTAATGTATACTAGAAAAGTTTAATAAG from Fusobacterium hwasookii encodes the following:
- the msrAB gene encoding bifunctional peptide-methionine (S)-S-oxide reductase MsrA/peptide-methionine (R)-S-oxide reductase MsrB yields the protein MKKIILPLVFIFLIGTFVFAKMLSSNVNKETEAEKDLLESIQLVDMNGNDYTFSRDKNIYIKFWASWCPTCLAGLEELDRLAGETNNFEVVTVVFPGINGEKNPTKFKEWYDTLGYKNIKVLYDTDGKLLQIFKIRALPTSAIIYKDLKIDNIIVGHISNGQIKDYYEGKGENITMEDKTKNMINNVNKEDVKEIYLAGGCFWGVEEYFARIDGVIDSVSGYANGSFDNPTYENVCNNSGHAETVHITYDSTKVSLDTLLKHYFRIIDPTSVNKQGNDRGVQYRTGIYYQNDEDKQIALNAIKEEQKKYSKPIVIEVEKLKRFDKAEEYHQDYLKKNPIGYCHINLNKASEAIIDEKKYQKPSDDVLKEKLSTLEYQVTQEAATERAFTHEYYKNQEDGIYVDITTGEPLFSSKDKYDAGCGWPSFTKPIATEVVNYKKDSSHGMNRVEVRSRAGEAHLGHVFEDGPRDKGGLRYCINGASLRFISYDKMDEEGYGEFKKYVK
- a CDS encoding glycogen debranching protein, coding for MYYNFNQYTNLGATLEKNGCNFAIYVKKVNTLSLNIFSSSEDTIPQKKYSLNPSKHKLGDIWSIFLEDIKEGTLYNWEIDGISILDPYALAYTGNEIIENKKSIVLARVGTETKHILIPKKDMLIYESHIGLFTKSPSSNTFNKATYSAFEEKIPYLKNLGINVVEFLPIFEWDDYTGNIDRESFFLKNIWGYNPINFFALTKKYSSSDSKNSADEIKEFKNLVSTLHKNGIEVILDIVYNHTAEGGIGGKTYNFKAMGEDTFYIKDRDNNFVNFSGCGNTLNCNHKVVKDMIIQSLLYWYLEIGVDGFRFDLAPILGRDSYSQWARHSLLHELVEHPILSHAKLIAESWDLGGYFVGAMPSGWCEWNGGYRDTVRQFIRGDFGQVPELIKKIFGSVDVFHANKNGYQSSINFICCHDGFTMWDLVSYNLKHNLLNGENNQDGENNNHSYNHGEEGVTENPHIISLRKQQIKNMILILYISQGIPMLLMGDEMGRTQLGNNNAYCQDNPTTWVDWDRKKDFEDVFLFTKNMINLRKSYSIFKKETPLIEGEEIILHGIKLNQPDLSFHSLSIAFQLKDVKSSIDFYIAFNSYSEQLCFELPIIENKSWYILTDTSKVDTCDFKETKWQGTHCCVLPKSSVILISK
- a CDS encoding amino acid ABC transporter ATP-binding protein — protein: MINVENLSKNFGNLKVLKNISTTINKGEIISIIGPSGSGKSTFLRCINKLEEPTEGHIYIDGMDLMDKKTDINKIRERVGMVFQHFNLFPNMTVLENLTLSPTMVKKESKEEAEKYALYLLEKVGLSDKAKSYPTQLSGGQKQRIAIARALAMKPEVILFDEPTSALDPEMIKEVLDVMRDLAKEGMTMLIVTHEMGFARNVGNRILFMDNGEIIEDCSQKDFFENPTNDRIKDFLNKVLNK
- a CDS encoding amino acid ABC transporter permease, producing MEYLEILKDTFLTNDRYMYIVNGVIFSIGITLFSAILGIILGLLLAIMKLSHWYPFKRIKGMENFNPLSKIAYIYIDIIRGTPVVVQLMILANLIFVGALRETPILVIGGIAFGLNSGAYVAEIIRAGIEGLDKGQMEAGRALGLSYSQTMRKIIVPQAIKNILPALVSELITLLKEISIIGFIGGVDLLRSASIITSQTYRGVEPLLAVGIIYLILTSIFTAFMRKVERGLKVSD
- a CDS encoding basic amino acid ABC transporter substrate-binding protein, encoding MKKFVKLMLMSLLSVVISISVFAKNNVIYVGTNAEFAPFEYLDKNKIVGFDIDLLDAISKETGLEFKIQDMAFDGLLPALQTKKVDMVIAGMTATPERQKAVAFSKPYFKAKQVVITKGEDKTLKSFKDLSGKKVGVMLGFTGDTVVSEIKGVKVERFNAAYAAILALSQNKIDAVVLDSEPAKKYTANNKQFVIANIPAAEEDYAIAFRKNDKELINKVNAALDKIKANGEYDKILKKYFK
- a CDS encoding cytochrome c biogenesis CcdA family protein — encoded protein: MFTQEIAYSTAYLAGVASFFSPCIFPIIPVYISILSNGEKKSVSKTLAFVLGLSVTYIILGFGAGFIGELFLNSKVRVIGGILVVILGLFQMEVLKLKFLEKTKVMNYEGEEQSLFSTFLLGLTFSLGWTPCVGPILASILILAGSSGDTGNSVMLMVLYLLGMATPFVIFSLASKTLFKKMSFIKKHLPLIKKIGGFLIIIMGLLLIFNKLNIFMTV